In a single window of the Streptacidiphilus sp. P02-A3a genome:
- a CDS encoding CopG family transcriptional regulator has protein sequence MSMKRTNVYADSDDLAIIKEAAVRRGISEAEIIRQGIHLAAMANRVWDEPLFSRTFAGPGRTATKAEVRDAVADAVLSESAPGAIA, from the coding sequence ATGTCCATGAAGCGAACCAACGTCTATGCCGACTCCGATGACCTCGCCATCATCAAGGAGGCGGCGGTGCGTCGTGGCATAAGCGAAGCCGAGATCATCCGGCAGGGAATCCATCTCGCCGCCATGGCCAACCGGGTCTGGGACGAGCCGCTGTTCTCCCGCACCTTCGCGGGCCCCGGGCGCACGGCAACCAAGGCCGAGGTGCGCGACGCGGTGGCGGACGCCGTGCTGAGCGAGTCCGCTCCCGGAGCAATCGCGTGA
- a CDS encoding chitosanase yields MSLRMRAACTAAAIAATGLGVATTAPASAATPATVHAAASTIQLSNAQQYAVDEITNVFENGDISSGFADIEDYGDGCGYTAGYIGFCTQTSDDVNLVTYYDSVQPSNPLKTYLPALKKLADAGSDAHTGLSGFVAAWQQAAKDPKFIQAQFEQAHTYYLAPALAEAEKVGITTPLGVANFFDTAVEMGPDGAPDSPDGLLVLVAETTTDEGGTPATGINEHTWIAQFNVVRTAHLKNPKTPGRKSDWPESVDRVQALQAMASANEWSLPTPLHVGADFDYTIPAYTSSSPV; encoded by the coding sequence ATGAGCCTTCGCATGCGTGCCGCCTGCACCGCCGCCGCCATCGCCGCCACCGGGCTCGGCGTCGCCACGACCGCCCCCGCCTCGGCCGCGACGCCCGCGACCGTCCACGCCGCCGCGTCGACGATCCAGCTCAGCAACGCCCAGCAGTACGCGGTCGACGAGATCACCAACGTCTTCGAGAACGGCGACATCAGCAGCGGGTTCGCCGACATCGAGGACTACGGCGACGGCTGCGGCTACACCGCCGGGTACATCGGCTTCTGCACCCAGACCAGCGACGACGTCAACCTGGTCACGTACTACGACTCGGTGCAGCCGAGCAACCCGCTGAAGACCTACCTGCCCGCGCTGAAGAAGCTCGCCGACGCGGGCAGCGACGCGCACACCGGGCTCAGCGGCTTCGTCGCCGCCTGGCAGCAGGCCGCCAAGGACCCGAAGTTCATCCAGGCCCAGTTCGAGCAGGCGCACACCTACTACCTGGCCCCGGCGCTCGCCGAGGCGGAGAAGGTGGGCATCACCACGCCCCTCGGGGTGGCGAACTTCTTCGACACCGCCGTGGAGATGGGCCCCGACGGCGCGCCCGACAGCCCGGACGGGCTGCTGGTGCTGGTCGCCGAGACCACCACGGACGAGGGCGGCACCCCCGCCACCGGGATCAACGAGCACACCTGGATCGCCCAGTTCAACGTGGTCCGCACCGCGCACCTGAAGAACCCGAAGACCCCCGGCCGCAAGTCGGACTGGCCGGAGTCGGTGGACCGGGTGCAGGCGTTGCAGGCGATGGCCTCCGCCAACGAGTGGTCGCTGCCCACCCCGCTGCACGTCGGGGCGGACTTCGACTACACCATCCCGGCGTACACCTCCAGCAGCCCGGTGTGA
- a CDS encoding DJ-1/PfpI family protein, which yields MPAKILIIAGDAAESLEVLYPYQRLLEEGYEVHLAAPERRKLQFVVHDFVEGFDTYTEKPGYTWPADLAFAEVDPEQYVALVIPGGRAPEYLRNNPEVQRIVRHFFAGDKPVAQICHGPLITAATGSLAGRRSAAYPALQPDVTVAGGEFVDSEAVVDGVLVSARAWPDHPAWMRAFIDLLRAKAPLA from the coding sequence ATGCCAGCGAAGATCCTGATCATCGCCGGTGACGCGGCGGAGTCACTGGAAGTTCTCTATCCCTACCAGCGGCTGCTGGAGGAGGGCTACGAAGTCCACCTCGCGGCGCCGGAGCGAAGGAAACTGCAGTTCGTGGTGCATGACTTCGTCGAGGGCTTCGACACGTACACCGAGAAGCCCGGCTACACCTGGCCCGCCGACCTGGCCTTCGCCGAGGTCGACCCGGAGCAGTACGTCGCGCTGGTGATCCCCGGCGGGCGGGCGCCCGAGTACCTGCGCAACAACCCCGAGGTGCAGCGGATCGTGCGGCACTTCTTCGCCGGGGACAAGCCGGTGGCGCAGATCTGCCACGGCCCGCTGATCACCGCCGCCACCGGCAGCCTGGCCGGCCGCCGCAGCGCCGCGTACCCGGCGCTTCAGCCGGACGTGACGGTGGCCGGGGGCGAGTTCGTGGACAGCGAGGCCGTGGTCGACGGCGTCCTGGTCTCCGCCCGGGCCTGGCCCGACCACCCCGCCTGGATGCGCGCCTTCATCGACCTCCTCCGCGCCAAGGCCCCCCTGGCCTAG
- a CDS encoding type II toxin-antitoxin system VapC family toxin: protein MIIVVADTSGLLAALDSTHPEHEAANQATMTAGLLVMSPLLLAETDHVATREFGRATAVSAIDDIRRWMRRGRVVMPEITEEHLAAAQAVRARHSALNLDLDLADAVNVALAAEYDTDAVLTLDRRDFRALRPLSRHKAFRLLPDDLPL from the coding sequence GTGATCATCGTGGTCGCCGACACCTCGGGCCTGCTGGCAGCGCTCGACTCCACGCACCCGGAGCACGAGGCGGCGAATCAGGCGACAATGACGGCGGGCCTGCTGGTCATGTCGCCGCTCCTGCTGGCCGAGACCGATCACGTGGCCACACGTGAGTTCGGCCGCGCGACGGCCGTCAGCGCCATTGACGACATCCGGCGCTGGATGCGGCGCGGCCGGGTCGTCATGCCCGAGATCACCGAGGAGCACCTCGCTGCCGCCCAGGCGGTACGAGCCCGTCACTCCGCCCTCAACCTCGACCTCGACCTCGCCGATGCCGTCAACGTCGCCCTGGCCGCCGAGTACGACACGGACGCCGTGCTCACACTCGACCGCCGTGACTTCCGCGCGCTCCGCCCACTCAGTCGCCACAAGGCATTCCGACTGCTGCCGGACGACCTGCCGCTCTGA
- a CDS encoding response regulator transcription factor, with protein sequence MIRVALVDDQPLIRSGLRVLIADTTDLEVVGEAGNGAEAVELARTARPDVVVMDIRMPVLDGIEATRRITGDPGSRSHVLVLTTFDDDEYVYPALRAGASGFLVKDMALEAILDGIRIVADGDALIAPSVTRRLIGEFVGRPEPAAPHRVAIDGVTVREREVLTLVGRGLSNAEIAEHLCISVATAKAHVSRLFTKLGARDRVHLVITAYELRLVTAPR encoded by the coding sequence ATGATCCGCGTGGCGCTGGTCGACGACCAGCCGCTGATCCGCAGCGGCCTGCGGGTGCTGATCGCCGACACCACCGACCTGGAGGTCGTCGGCGAGGCGGGCAACGGCGCGGAGGCGGTGGAACTGGCCCGGACCGCGCGGCCGGACGTGGTCGTGATGGACATCCGGATGCCGGTGCTGGACGGCATCGAGGCCACCCGGCGGATCACCGGCGACCCGGGCTCGCGGAGCCACGTCCTGGTGCTGACCACCTTCGACGACGACGAGTACGTCTACCCCGCGCTCCGCGCCGGAGCCAGCGGCTTCCTGGTCAAGGACATGGCGTTGGAGGCGATCCTGGACGGCATCCGGATCGTCGCCGACGGCGACGCGCTGATCGCCCCGAGCGTCACCCGCCGTCTGATCGGCGAGTTCGTCGGCCGCCCGGAACCGGCCGCGCCGCACCGGGTCGCGATCGACGGCGTCACCGTCCGCGAGCGCGAGGTGCTGACGCTGGTCGGCCGCGGCCTGTCCAACGCCGAGATCGCCGAGCACCTCTGCATCAGCGTGGCCACCGCCAAGGCCCACGTCTCCCGCCTCTTCACCAAACTGGGCGCCCGCGACCGCGTCCACCTGGTCATCACCGCCTACGAACTACGCCTGGTCACCGCCCCCCGGTGA
- a CDS encoding sensor histidine kinase, with the protein MTAAPRPPLPRRLPPGAWVAVFWIVLFAVRSFERASELQHLLQYDGNPEDEPLLVIALVTTVGTLLLFRAPLASVAVALAGFLYSMGMWVIETPIVLLLLADAAVGYTAATRSRRVSATAALMPVAVLAGCTVWRLVSHYPDNVEGEAGMASTAVIAWLIGNTVHQSRDHAQALRLRATEQAITVERLRIARELHDMVAHNIGIIAIQAGMGSRVMATQPAETRNALDAIEATSRETLAGLRRLLGSLRRDDPGAAPLGPTGGLDGLDQLVARTRDADVRVDVRELGQRRALPADIDLSAFRIIQEAVTNVVRHSGTRDCAVTVDYRPTELAVEITDLGGGAAPGAAGYGITGMRERVALLHGEFSAGPRPGGGFRVAARLPVPTGAERAERAERAERAGVAG; encoded by the coding sequence ATGACTGCCGCGCCCCGTCCGCCCCTGCCCAGACGCCTGCCGCCGGGCGCCTGGGTGGCCGTCTTCTGGATCGTGCTCTTCGCGGTCCGCTCGTTCGAGCGCGCGAGCGAGCTACAGCACCTGCTCCAGTACGACGGCAATCCGGAGGACGAGCCGCTGCTGGTGATCGCCCTGGTCACCACCGTGGGCACACTGCTCCTGTTCCGCGCGCCGCTGGCGTCGGTGGCGGTGGCGCTGGCGGGCTTCCTGTACTCCATGGGCATGTGGGTGATCGAGACGCCGATCGTCCTGCTGCTGCTGGCCGACGCCGCGGTGGGCTACACGGCGGCCACCCGCTCCCGGCGGGTGTCGGCCACGGCCGCGCTGATGCCGGTCGCGGTGCTGGCCGGCTGCACCGTCTGGCGGCTGGTCAGCCACTACCCCGACAACGTCGAGGGGGAGGCGGGTATGGCCTCGACCGCCGTCATCGCCTGGCTGATCGGCAACACCGTGCACCAGAGCCGCGACCACGCCCAGGCGCTGCGGCTGCGGGCCACCGAGCAGGCGATCACCGTCGAGCGACTGCGGATCGCCCGCGAACTGCACGACATGGTCGCGCACAACATCGGCATCATCGCGATCCAGGCCGGGATGGGCAGCCGGGTGATGGCCACCCAGCCCGCCGAGACCCGCAACGCGCTGGACGCGATCGAGGCCACCAGCCGGGAGACCCTGGCCGGACTGCGGCGGCTGCTCGGCAGCCTGCGCCGGGACGACCCGGGTGCCGCGCCGCTCGGCCCGACCGGGGGCCTGGACGGCCTGGACCAGCTGGTCGCCCGGACCCGCGACGCGGACGTCCGGGTGGACGTCCGCGAGTTGGGGCAGCGGCGCGCCCTCCCGGCCGACATCGACCTGTCCGCCTTCCGGATCATCCAGGAGGCGGTGACCAACGTGGTGCGGCACTCCGGCACCCGGGACTGCGCGGTGACCGTCGACTACCGGCCGACCGAACTGGCCGTCGAGATCACCGATCTGGGCGGCGGCGCCGCTCCCGGCGCCGCCGGGTACGGCATCACCGGCATGCGGGAGCGGGTCGCGCTGCTGCACGGCGAGTTCAGCGCGGGGCCGCGCCCGGGCGGCGGCTTCCGGGTGGCCGCGCGGCTACCGGTACCGACCGGCGCCGAGCGGGCCGAGCGGGCCGAGCGGGCCGAGCGGGCCGGGGTGGCCGGATGA
- a CDS encoding glycoside hydrolase family 47 protein — protein sequence MRPKHSADPARPLSRRSLLGSVTGTAAGAVLLSAAPALAAGPAVPLSPDADVAAQVLEEYLHGWRGYCDRAWGYDEVLPVSGGHHDFFAPGHSFGLSIVEALDTLFLLGQDQEVTRCCDWIDANLDPAQDVYTHVFEAVIRIVGGLLAGFEATGRSSLLARAREFADRLLPAFTKSPTGVPYTLVNLRTGAVQGSAVPLAEAGTNVMEFGLLSRLTGDSRYYDASIRAYRAVLDRRSSIGLLAGSIDAESGRWLDSDCGTPNPPADSFNEYLWGGWALLGDRQLLDWYRTLTALTLHHQSVEASGRLWFRTVDFRTGEPSGPQEQSELASFYAGLLAKGGDLQQAAAYYRSWTDALDAYPVLPETLDFATLRAVERGNQLRPEYPNSSFDLWRATGDDYYRQTGYRWFTAMRDNQRVPGGYTVAGDVTERGMRLGDLTPAYWFAENLKYLWLMFSDTPRFDYANGLLSTEGKVLRGLRRI from the coding sequence ATGCGCCCGAAACACTCCGCCGACCCCGCTCGGCCGCTCTCGCGTCGTTCCCTGCTCGGCTCGGTCACCGGCACGGCGGCCGGGGCGGTGCTGCTGTCGGCCGCCCCGGCCCTGGCGGCCGGACCGGCGGTGCCGCTGTCCCCGGACGCCGACGTCGCCGCCCAGGTGCTGGAGGAGTACCTGCACGGCTGGCGCGGCTACTGCGACCGGGCCTGGGGCTACGACGAGGTGCTGCCGGTGAGCGGCGGGCACCACGACTTCTTCGCCCCCGGGCACAGTTTCGGACTCTCCATCGTCGAGGCGCTGGACACGCTCTTCCTGCTGGGCCAGGACCAGGAGGTCACCCGCTGCTGCGACTGGATCGACGCCAACCTCGACCCGGCCCAGGACGTCTACACGCACGTCTTCGAGGCGGTGATCCGGATCGTCGGCGGGCTGCTCGCGGGCTTCGAGGCGACCGGCCGCAGCAGCCTGCTGGCCCGCGCCCGGGAGTTCGCCGACCGGCTGCTGCCCGCGTTCACCAAGTCCCCCACCGGTGTGCCCTACACCCTGGTGAACCTGCGCACCGGCGCGGTCCAGGGCAGCGCGGTGCCGCTGGCCGAGGCGGGGACGAACGTCATGGAGTTCGGCCTGCTGTCCCGGCTGACCGGCGACTCCCGCTACTACGACGCCTCGATCCGCGCCTACCGGGCGGTGCTGGACCGGCGCAGCTCGATCGGCCTGCTGGCCGGGAGCATCGACGCCGAGTCGGGCCGCTGGCTGGACTCGGACTGCGGCACGCCCAACCCCCCGGCGGACTCCTTCAACGAGTACCTGTGGGGCGGCTGGGCACTGCTGGGTGACCGTCAGTTGCTGGACTGGTACCGGACGTTGACCGCACTGACGCTCCATCACCAGTCGGTGGAGGCCTCCGGTCGGCTCTGGTTCCGCACCGTGGACTTCCGCACCGGTGAGCCCAGCGGCCCCCAGGAGCAGTCCGAACTCGCGTCCTTCTACGCCGGGTTGCTGGCCAAGGGCGGGGACCTCCAGCAGGCCGCCGCCTACTACCGTTCCTGGACCGACGCGCTGGACGCCTACCCGGTGCTCCCGGAGACCCTGGACTTCGCCACCCTGCGCGCGGTGGAGCGGGGCAACCAACTGCGCCCGGAGTACCCGAACTCCTCGTTCGACCTGTGGCGGGCCACCGGCGACGACTACTACCGGCAGACCGGCTACCGCTGGTTCACCGCGATGCGCGACAACCAGCGGGTGCCGGGCGGCTACACGGTGGCCGGGGACGTCACCGAACGCGGCATGCGCCTGGGCGACCTGACCCCCGCCTACTGGTTCGCGGAGAACCTCAAGTACCTGTGGCTGATGTTCTCGGACACCCCGCGTTTCGACTACGCCAACGGCCTGCTCTCCACCGAGGGCAAGGTACTCCGCGGCCTGCGCCGAATCTGA
- a CDS encoding acyl-CoA synthetase: protein MTDHQLDASTPGFWARAAAEPDRPALVAPDGTPWTAGELLAAANRLTHGLRAAGLSAGDAFAVVLPNGPELIAGYLAAAQAGFYLVPVNHHLVGPEIAWIVADSGARVLIAHERYAGAATAAADEAGLAKERRYAVGEAAGFRSYRDLLAGQPDTAPERRTAGWVMNYTSGTTGRPRGIRRPLPGVPPERTPLGGFLGIFGITAGGGHTHLVCSPLYHTAVLQFAAASLHLGHPVVLMDRWTGEGMLELIDRHRVTHTHMVPTQFHRLLALPEPVRARYDVSSMRHAIHGAAPCPDHVKRAMIDWWGECVEEYYAASEGGGTFATAREWLERPGTVGRAWPISEIAVLDDEGRPRPPGVLGTVYLRMNTGGFSYHKDDAKTRQNRVGGFFTVGDLGLLDADGYLYLRDRKIDMIISGGVNIYPAEIESALLAHPAVADAAAFGIPHDEWGEQVKAVVEPAEGFVPGPRLAADILAHCERALAGYKRPRSVDFVPELPRDPNGKLYKRRLRDPYWADRDRRV, encoded by the coding sequence GTGACCGACCACCAACTCGACGCGTCCACACCGGGGTTCTGGGCCCGGGCAGCCGCCGAACCGGACCGCCCGGCGCTGGTCGCCCCGGACGGCACGCCCTGGACGGCGGGCGAACTGCTGGCCGCCGCCAACCGGTTGACGCACGGGCTGCGCGCGGCCGGGCTGTCCGCCGGAGACGCCTTCGCGGTGGTGCTGCCGAACGGCCCGGAGCTGATCGCCGGCTACCTCGCCGCCGCCCAGGCCGGGTTCTACCTGGTCCCGGTCAACCACCACCTGGTCGGCCCGGAGATCGCCTGGATCGTCGCCGACAGCGGCGCCCGGGTGCTGATCGCGCACGAGCGGTACGCCGGGGCGGCCACCGCCGCCGCCGACGAGGCGGGCCTGGCCAAGGAGCGCCGCTACGCGGTCGGCGAGGCGGCCGGGTTCCGGAGCTACCGCGACCTGCTCGCCGGGCAGCCGGACACCGCCCCGGAGCGGCGCACCGCCGGGTGGGTGATGAACTACACCTCGGGCACCACCGGCCGTCCGCGCGGCATCCGCCGCCCGCTGCCGGGCGTGCCGCCGGAGCGGACGCCGCTCGGCGGCTTCCTCGGCATCTTCGGGATCACCGCCGGGGGCGGCCACACCCACCTGGTCTGCTCGCCGCTCTACCACACCGCCGTGCTTCAGTTCGCCGCCGCGTCCCTGCACCTGGGGCACCCGGTGGTGCTGATGGACCGGTGGACGGGGGAGGGCATGCTGGAACTGATCGACCGGCACCGGGTCACCCACACGCACATGGTGCCGACCCAGTTCCACCGGCTGCTGGCACTGCCGGAGCCGGTCCGCGCCCGCTACGACGTGTCCTCGATGCGGCACGCCATCCACGGCGCCGCGCCCTGCCCCGACCACGTCAAGCGGGCGATGATCGACTGGTGGGGCGAGTGCGTGGAGGAGTACTACGCGGCCAGTGAGGGCGGCGGCACCTTCGCCACCGCCCGGGAGTGGCTGGAGCGTCCGGGCACGGTCGGCCGGGCCTGGCCGATCAGCGAGATCGCGGTGCTGGACGACGAGGGCCGCCCCCGGCCGCCCGGTGTGCTCGGCACCGTCTACCTGCGGATGAACACCGGCGGCTTCAGCTACCACAAGGACGACGCGAAGACCCGGCAGAACCGGGTCGGCGGCTTCTTCACCGTCGGCGACCTGGGGTTGCTGGACGCGGACGGCTACCTCTACCTGCGCGACCGCAAGATCGACATGATCATCTCGGGCGGGGTGAACATCTACCCGGCCGAGATCGAGTCGGCGCTGCTGGCGCATCCGGCGGTGGCCGACGCCGCCGCCTTCGGGATCCCGCACGACGAGTGGGGCGAGCAGGTCAAGGCCGTGGTCGAGCCGGCCGAGGGCTTCGTGCCCGGGCCCCGGCTGGCGGCCGACATCCTGGCGCACTGCGAGCGGGCCCTGGCCGGGTACAAGCGTCCGCGCTCGGTGGACTTCGTGCCGGAGCTGCCGCGCGACCCCAACGGCAAGCTGTACAAGCGCCGGCTGCGCGACCCGTACTGGGCGGACCGGGACCGGCGGGTCTGA
- a CDS encoding FAD:protein FMN transferase, which produces MTEALRHAEPVMGTVVSFDVRDAGSGERRAGVEAGLARAVAWLHRVDRVFSTYRPDSQISRLGRGELAPADCDPEVAEVLALGEAAERVGGGAFSVRPGGTLDPSGVVKGWAVERASAILREAGSLRHCVNGGGDAQTVGEPEPGRPWGLAVAHPLHPGAFAILVQGRDIALATSGTAERGEHILDPRTGLPARGGLASVSVVGRSLTAVDIAATTAFALGPAGRDWLERQPGLEGFAVLDDGRAWWTSGFGAYARLPDATG; this is translated from the coding sequence ATGACGGAGGCGCTGCGGCACGCGGAGCCGGTGATGGGCACGGTCGTGTCCTTCGACGTCCGCGACGCCGGGAGCGGTGAGCGGCGGGCCGGGGTCGAGGCGGGGCTGGCGCGCGCGGTGGCCTGGCTGCACCGGGTGGACCGGGTGTTCTCCACCTACCGCCCGGACAGCCAGATCTCCCGGCTGGGCCGGGGCGAGCTGGCCCCGGCGGACTGCGACCCGGAGGTGGCCGAGGTGCTGGCCCTCGGCGAGGCCGCCGAGCGGGTCGGCGGCGGGGCCTTCAGCGTCCGGCCGGGCGGCACGCTGGATCCGTCCGGGGTGGTCAAGGGCTGGGCGGTGGAGCGGGCCTCGGCGATCCTGCGCGAGGCCGGTTCGCTGCGGCACTGCGTCAACGGCGGCGGCGACGCGCAGACGGTCGGCGAGCCGGAGCCCGGGCGGCCCTGGGGACTGGCGGTGGCCCACCCGCTGCACCCGGGCGCGTTCGCGATCCTGGTCCAGGGCCGGGACATCGCGCTGGCGACCTCCGGCACGGCGGAACGCGGCGAGCACATCCTGGACCCGCGCACCGGCCTGCCCGCGCGCGGCGGCCTGGCCTCGGTCTCGGTCGTCGGACGCTCGCTCACGGCCGTGGACATCGCGGCGACCACCGCGTTCGCGCTGGGCCCGGCGGGCCGTGACTGGCTGGAGCGGCAGCCGGGCCTGGAGGGCTTCGCGGTACTGGACGACGGGCGGGCCTGGTGGACGTCCGGCTTCGGCGCGTACGCGCGGCTGCCGGACGCCACCGGCTGA